Proteins encoded within one genomic window of Candidatus Berkiella cookevillensis:
- a CDS encoding glycosyltransferase family 2 protein codes for MTKLNINTDISLVLPAKNEEHGLSSFLPELLKRYPGLEIIVVDDGSTDKTKEVAIQCGATVVSHPYSIGNGASVKTGARHATREYLMLMDADGQHQVDDIQNIINKFEQGFDMVVGYRDKASQASMPRWLGNRFYNFIASNIVGQPILDLTSGFRLVKKDKFLEFLHLLPNGFSYPSTITMAFFRSGYSVGYQKITVKKRIGTSHLRLFSDGFKFLLIIYKMTTLYSPFKVFLPFAVLHFLAGTLNYFYTYFSQGRFTNMSAVFLSASVIIFLIGLVSEQITTLMYQRHTQNQTPPPKLSKQSAQQVHE; via the coding sequence ATGACAAAACTCAACATTAATACCGACATTAGCTTAGTCTTACCTGCTAAGAATGAAGAACATGGCTTATCAAGCTTTCTGCCAGAATTATTAAAACGCTATCCAGGTTTAGAAATCATTGTCGTTGATGACGGCTCAACGGATAAAACCAAAGAGGTTGCCATTCAATGTGGTGCAACCGTTGTATCTCATCCTTATAGTATTGGAAATGGTGCTTCTGTCAAAACAGGAGCAAGACATGCAACGCGAGAATATTTAATGTTAATGGATGCGGATGGTCAGCATCAAGTAGATGATATTCAGAATATAATTAATAAATTTGAGCAAGGCTTTGACATGGTTGTAGGCTATAGAGATAAAGCCTCTCAAGCCAGTATGCCACGTTGGCTAGGTAATCGATTTTACAATTTTATTGCTTCTAATATCGTAGGCCAACCTATTTTAGATTTAACCTCTGGATTTAGATTGGTTAAGAAAGATAAATTTTTAGAATTCTTACATTTATTACCCAATGGTTTCTCTTATCCATCCACTATCACAATGGCTTTTTTTAGAAGTGGATACTCTGTTGGCTATCAAAAAATAACCGTAAAAAAGCGTATTGGCACCAGTCACCTGCGATTGTTTTCGGATGGTTTTAAGTTTTTGCTGATTATCTATAAGATGACCACACTGTATTCACCTTTTAAAGTATTTCTCCCTTTTGCCGTACTTCACTTCTTAGCGGGTACCCTCAATTATTTTTATACTTATTTTTCGCAAGGCCGCTTTACCAATATGAGCGCCGTATTTTTATCTGCTTCTGTGATTATTTTCTTGATTGGCTTAGTGTCAGAGCAAATTACCACCTTAATGTATCAGCGACATACACAAAATCAGACACCGCCTCCTAAATTATCCAAACAAAGCGCACAACAAGTTCATGAATAA
- a CDS encoding lysylphosphatidylglycerol synthase transmembrane domain-containing protein: MNKKALHFSLRLAVYLLFATAFIYIIMNHGHDIQNALSKIEYKWLLVLVPLQFAMIAISGFAFKILSLPFQFKLKWQDWMGLSFIANFINQLLPYRPGFAFRYLYLKQNYNMPLNTYLWIMAAYLAITCFIAACFCLLGWLFGKLYIIDGRQILCILILCGGLLLFGYFLKKSSHVQTTSRFDALFTALKKMMHEPGTLSISSISFIISYLIITLLFYSIFISLHHPIAFTHCMFLTGIITVASIVPITAANIGVNESLMGVLTQLLYQDFSLGFSATLIYRMSQWVPAFIFGTLFSFYLVGNIFPWRTKHMQDITKP, encoded by the coding sequence ATGAATAAGAAAGCCCTGCATTTTTCTTTGAGGCTCGCTGTTTATTTGCTTTTCGCGACTGCATTCATATATATCATTATGAATCATGGGCATGATATTCAAAATGCCTTATCCAAAATAGAATATAAATGGTTATTGGTTCTAGTTCCCTTGCAATTTGCCATGATTGCCATCAGTGGTTTTGCCTTTAAAATACTGAGCCTCCCCTTTCAATTCAAATTAAAATGGCAGGATTGGATGGGGCTGAGCTTTATTGCTAATTTTATTAATCAATTGTTACCCTATAGACCAGGGTTTGCTTTTCGCTATCTCTATTTAAAACAAAATTATAATATGCCGCTGAATACTTATTTATGGATCATGGCAGCCTATCTTGCTATTACTTGTTTCATTGCGGCATGCTTTTGTTTACTAGGCTGGTTATTTGGAAAATTATATATCATTGATGGACGCCAAATTTTGTGCATTTTAATTTTATGTGGTGGCCTACTATTGTTTGGTTATTTTTTAAAAAAATCTTCCCATGTACAAACCACCTCACGTTTTGATGCATTATTTACAGCGCTGAAAAAAATGATGCATGAGCCAGGCACCTTGAGCATAAGTAGTATAAGCTTCATCATCAGTTATTTAATCATTACTCTGTTATTTTACAGTATCTTTATATCATTGCATCATCCTATCGCTTTCACACACTGCATGTTCCTAACAGGTATTATCACCGTTGCCTCGATTGTACCTATCACAGCAGCTAATATTGGTGTAAATGAAAGTCTGATGGGCGTCTTAACCCAATTGTTGTATCAAGACTTTAGTTTAGGATTCAGTGCGACTCTAATATATAGAATGAGCCAATGGGTACCTGCTTTTATTTTTGGTACTTTGTTTAGTTTTTATCTTGTTGGTAACATTTTTCCTTGGCGTACAAAGCATATGCAAGATATAACCAAACCCTAA
- a CDS encoding endonuclease domain-containing protein: MKNNARHLRTNMTEHELLIWHYIRRKKINNIQFYRQKHLGPFIVDFYAPSIRLALEIDGSQHFEKEHYEQDKFRDAYLREAKIHVLRFNNHEVKYQMNSVLEKLNDIIEQIKQFGTVED; this comes from the coding sequence ATGAAAAATAATGCACGACATTTGCGCACTAATATGACGGAGCATGAACTGTTAATCTGGCATTACATTCGCAGAAAAAAAATAAACAATATCCAATTTTATCGCCAAAAACATCTTGGCCCATTTATTGTTGATTTTTATGCACCTTCTATAAGACTAGCCCTCGAAATTGATGGTTCACAGCACTTTGAAAAAGAGCATTACGAACAAGATAAGTTTCGCGATGCATATTTAAGAGAAGCTAAAATACATGTTTTAAGATTCAATAATCATGAAGTTAAATATCAGATGAATAGTGTGCTTGAAAAATTAAATGATATCATAGAACAGATAAAACAGTTTGGAACAGTAGAAGATTGA
- the pilB gene encoding type IV-A pilus assembly ATPase PilB, with protein sequence MTNNKMLSLSGLARKLVEEQLITQDAATLAIENSRKKKQPFVSYLVENKILASSAIARAASRGFGDPLFDLRTMDLEMLPKDIVSEKLIRQHHALPILKRGNRLYVALSDPTNLQALDEFKFHTGISTEAILVDESLLVEIIEKILSEQESSTLSNFEDADLDSLDISSIDDGDLKDDDGVGSDVDDAPIVRFVNKVLVDAINKGASDIHFEPYEKMYRVRLRQDGILSEFATPPVNLAPRLAARLKVMSRLDISERRVPQDGRFKMKLSKNRAIDFRVSTCPTLFGEKVVMRILDPSSAKLGIDALGYDEIQKAHFLNSIHKPQGMVLVTGPTGSGKTVSLYTALNILNTAEVNISTAEDPVEINLPGINQVNINPKAGLQFSSALRAFLRQDPDIIMVGEIRDLETAEIAVKAAQTGHMVLSTLHTNSAPETLTRMINMGVPAFNLATSVTLIIAQRLARRLCKECKQIREVPHDALLEIGFNEDELHENIVIYEPKGCDHCNQGYKGRVGLYEVMPVTSAIGRIIMEGGNAIHIQEQMIKEGVHTLRRAGLNKVKLGITSIEEVNRVTKD encoded by the coding sequence ATGACGAATAACAAAATGTTGAGTTTAAGTGGTTTGGCTAGAAAGCTTGTTGAAGAGCAATTAATCACTCAAGATGCCGCAACATTAGCTATCGAAAATAGCCGTAAAAAAAAGCAGCCTTTTGTATCCTATTTGGTTGAAAATAAGATACTCGCAAGTAGTGCGATCGCAAGAGCTGCCTCACGAGGATTTGGCGATCCTTTATTTGATTTACGCACGATGGATTTAGAAATGCTGCCTAAGGATATTGTCAGTGAAAAGCTCATTCGACAACATCATGCTTTGCCTATCTTAAAAAGAGGTAATCGACTCTATGTTGCATTGTCTGATCCCACAAACCTACAGGCTTTAGATGAATTTAAGTTCCATACCGGCATCAGTACAGAAGCTATTTTGGTTGATGAATCTCTTTTAGTTGAAATTATTGAAAAAATATTATCAGAACAAGAATCCTCTACTCTTTCAAATTTTGAAGATGCTGATCTTGATTCATTAGATATCTCTTCAATTGATGATGGTGATTTAAAAGATGATGATGGTGTCGGCTCAGATGTAGATGATGCACCTATTGTGCGATTTGTAAACAAAGTATTGGTCGATGCTATCAATAAAGGCGCCTCTGACATTCATTTTGAACCTTATGAAAAAATGTATCGCGTTCGTTTAAGACAAGACGGTATTCTATCAGAGTTTGCCACACCGCCTGTTAATTTAGCGCCTAGGCTCGCAGCACGATTAAAAGTAATGTCTAGACTGGATATTTCAGAACGCCGTGTTCCTCAAGATGGTCGCTTCAAAATGAAACTTTCCAAAAATCGCGCGATTGATTTTCGTGTCAGCACCTGCCCTACTTTGTTTGGCGAGAAGGTTGTAATGAGAATTTTAGATCCCTCCAGCGCCAAATTGGGTATTGATGCCCTTGGCTATGATGAAATCCAAAAGGCACATTTTTTGAATTCCATACATAAACCACAAGGCATGGTTTTGGTAACAGGCCCAACAGGTAGTGGTAAAACAGTATCCTTATATACCGCACTTAATATCCTAAATACTGCGGAAGTCAATATTTCAACCGCAGAAGATCCGGTAGAAATAAACTTACCTGGTATTAATCAAGTCAATATTAATCCCAAAGCAGGTTTACAATTCTCAAGTGCTTTAAGAGCTTTTTTACGCCAAGATCCAGACATTATCATGGTGGGTGAAATTAGAGACTTAGAAACAGCAGAAATTGCCGTCAAAGCGGCTCAAACAGGCCATATGGTGCTCTCTACCTTGCACACCAACAGTGCACCTGAAACCCTCACTCGAATGATCAATATGGGTGTGCCCGCTTTTAATCTTGCAACCTCTGTCACATTGATTATTGCACAGCGATTGGCGCGAAGGCTTTGTAAAGAGTGCAAACAGATACGAGAAGTGCCTCATGATGCTTTATTAGAAATTGGTTTTAATGAAGATGAACTCCATGAGAACATTGTTATTTACGAACCTAAAGGCTGTGATCACTGTAATCAAGGATACAAGGGTCGCGTAGGTTTATATGAAGTAATGCCTGTTACCAGTGCCATTGGCCGTATTATTATGGAAGGTGGAAATGCCATTCATATTCAAGAACAAATGATTAAAGAAGGTGTGCATACCTTAAGACGTGCAGGCCTAAACAAAGTCAAACTTGGCATCACTAGTATAGAAGAAGTCAATAGAGTCACCAAGGATTAA